From a region of the Arvicanthis niloticus isolate mArvNil1 chromosome 6, mArvNil1.pat.X, whole genome shotgun sequence genome:
- the Mllt6 gene encoding protein AF-17 isoform X3, producing MKEMVGGCCVCSDERGWAENPLVYCDGHACSVAVHQACYGIVQVPTGPWFCRKCESQERAARVRCELCPHKDGALKRTDNGGWAHVVCALYIPEVQFANVLTMEPIVLQYVPHDRFNKTCYICEEQGRESKAASGACMTCNRHGCRQAFHVTCAQMAGLLCEEEVLEVDNVKYCGYCKYHFSKMKTSRHSSGGAGGGGAGGAGAGAGGGGSSGSSGTSGGGGGSGGGSNSFLSGRRSRSASPSTQQEKHPTHHEKGQKKSRKDKERLKQKHKKRPESPPSILAPPVVPTADKVSSATTSSHHEASTQETSESSRDSKGRKSSSHSLSHKGKKLGSGKGVSSFTSASSSSSSSSSSSSSGGPFQPAGSSLQSSPDFAAFPKLEQPEEDKYSKPTAPTPPAPPSPTIPEPPKADLFEQKVVFSGFGPIMRFTTTTSSSSRARAPSPGDYKSPHVSGAGASAGTHKRMPALSATLGPAEEAPETTLKEKKHKASKRSRHGPGRPKGSRGKEGATGPTASLPAAQLAGFTATAASPFSGGSLVSSGLGGLASRTFGPSGSLPSLSLESPLLGAGIYTSNKDPISHGGGMLRAVCSTPLSSSLLGPTGTSALPRLSRSPFTSTLPSSSASISTTQVFSLAGSTFSLPSSHIFGTPMGTVNPLLTQAESSHTEPDLEDCSFRCHGTSPQESLSSMSPISSLPALFDQTTSAPCGSGQLDSTAPGTTNMEQLLEKQGDGETGVNIVEMLKALHALQKENQRLQEQILSLTAKKERLQILNVQLSVPFPALPAALPATNGPVPGPYGLLPQAGSSDSLSISKSPPGKNSLGLDNSLSTSSEDPHSGCPSRSSSSLSFHSTPPPLPLLQQSPATLPLALPGAPAPLPPQPQNGLGRAPGAAGLGAMPMAEGLLGGLAGNGSLPLNGLLGGLNGAAAPNPAGLSQAGGAPTLQLPGCLNSLTEQQRHLLQQQEQQLQQLQQLLASPQLTPEHQTVVYQMIQQIQQKRELQRLQMAGGSQLPMASLLAGSSTPLLSAGTSGLLPTASAPPLLPAGALVAPSLGSNTSLMAAAAAAAAVAAAGGPPVLTAQTNPFLSLPGADASGNGPKGGTADKGASASQEKG from the exons CTTGCTATGGCATCGTCCAGGTGCCAACAGGACCCTGGTTCTGCAGGAAATGTGAATCTCAGGAGCGTGCAGCCAGGGTG AGGTGTGAGCTGTGCCCACACAAAGATGGGGCATTGAAGAGGACTGACAATGGAG GCTGGGCCCATGTGGTGTGCGCCCTCTACATCCCCGAGGTGCAGTTCGCCAACGTGCTCACCATGGAGCCCATCGTCCTGCAGTACGTGCCTCATGATCGCTTCAACAAG ACCTGTTACATCTGTGAGGAACAGGGCCGGGAAAGCAAAGCCGCCTCAGGAGCCTGCATGACCTGTAACCGCCATGGATGCAGACAAGCTTTTCATGTTACCTG TGCCCAGATGGCAGGCCTGCTGTGCGAGGAGGAGGTGCTGGAGGTAGACAATGTGAAGTACTGTGGCTACTGCAAGTACCACTTCAGCAAAATG AAGACGTCCCGGCACTCCAGcgggggagcaggaggaggaggagcaggaggagcaggagcaggagcaggaggaggaggcagcagcggcagcagtgGTACCAGCGGTGGTGGAGGTGGCTCCGGGGGAGGCAGCAACAGCTTTCTTAGTGGCAGGAGAAGCCGGTCAGCCTCACCATCCACCCAGCAGGAGAAGCACCCTACCCACCATGAGAAGGGCCAGAAGAAG AGTCGAAAGGACAAAGAACGCCTTAAACAGAAGCACAAGAAGCGGCCTGAGTCCCCCCCCAGCATCCTTGCCCCGCCTGTGGTTCCCACTGCTGATAAG GTCTCCTCAGCGactacttcctcccaccatgaggccagcactcaggagacctcTGAGAGCAGCAGGGACTCAAAGGGGAGAAAGTCTTCCAGCCATAGCCTGAGTCATAAGGgcaagaagctgggcagtgggaaAGGTGTGAGCAGTTTtacctccgcctcctcctcctcttcttcctcttcctcctcctcctcttctggggGGCCTTTTCAGCCTGCAG GCTCATCGCTGCAGAGCTCTCCTGACTTTGCAGCCTTCCCCAAGCTGGAGCAGCCTGAGGAAGACAAGTACTCCAAGCCCACGGCCCCCACGCCGCCAGCTCCTCCCTCACCCACGATCCCTGAGCCCCCCAAGGCTGACCTCTTTGAACAGAAAGTTGTCTTCTCTGGCTTTGGGCCCATCATGCGTTTCACTACCACCACCTCCAGCTCCAGCCGGGCCCGAGCCCCTTCACCTGGAGACTATAAGTCTCCCCATGTTTCAGGGGCTGGAGCCTCAGCAGGCACCCATAAACGGATGCCTGCACTGAGTGCCACCCTTGGGCCTGCTGAGGAGGCCCCTGAGACTAccctgaaagagaagaaacacaaagcCAGCAAGAGGAGCCGACATGGGCCAGGCAGACCCAAGGGTAGCCGAGGCAAGGAGGGTGCTACAGGCCCGACCGCCTCCCTTCCTGCAGCTCAGCTGGCTGGCTTTACTGCCACTGCAGCCTCACCCTTCTCTGGGGGTTCCCTGGTCAGCTCTGGCCTGGGGGGTCTGGCCTCTCGTACCTTTGGGCCTTCAGGAAGCTTGCCCAGCTTGAGCCTGGAGTCACCTCTACTGGGGGCAG GCATCTATACCAGTAATAAAGACCCCATCTCTCACGGTGGAGGGATGCTGCGGGCTGTCTGCAGCACCCCACTCTCCTCCAGCCTGCTGGGGCCCACAGGGACCTCAGCCTTGCCCCGCCTCAGTCGGTCCCCATTCACCAGCACCCTCCCGTCCTCTTCTGCTTCGATCTCCACCACTCAG GTGTTTTCTCTGGCTGGTTCAACCTTCAGCCTCCCTTCATCCCACATCTTTGGAACCCCCATGGGTACTGTTAACCCTCTCCTCACCCAGGCGGAGAGCAGCCACACAG AGCCAGACCTAGAAGACTGCAGCTTCCGGTGTCATGGGACCTCCCCCCAGGAGAGTCTCTCTTCCAT GTCTCCCATCAGTAGCCTCCCTGCGCTCTTCGACCAGACAACGTCAGCGCCCTGTGGGAGTGGCCAGTTAGACTCCACAGCCCCTGGAACAACCAACATGGAGCAGCTGCTGGAAAAGCAGGGTGACGGAGAGACTGGTGTCAACA TTGTCGAGATGCTGAAGGCCCTGCATGCACTGCAGAAGGAAAACCAGCGGCTGCAGGAGCAAATCCTTAGCCTGACGGCTAAGAAGGAGCGACTACAGATCCTTAATGTTCAGCTCTCTGTACCCTTCCCTGCCCTGCCTGCTGCGCTGCCAGCCACTAACGGCCCTGTCCCTGGGCCCTATGGACTGCTTCCTCAAG CTGGCAGCAGTGACTCCCTGAGCATCAGTAAGAGCCCGCCTGGGAAGAACAGCCTTGGCCTGGACAACTCCCTGTCCACATCTTCCGAG gacccacactcaGGCTGCCCGAGCCGCAGCAGCTCTTCGCTCTCCTTCCACAGCACGCCCCCACCGCTGCCCCTGCTCCAGCAGAGCCCCGCTACTCTGCCCTTGGCCCTGCCTGGGGCtcctgccccactcccaccccagccaCAGAACGGGCTGGGCCGGGCGCCCGGAGCAGCAGGGCTGGGAGCCATGCCCATGGCTGAGGGGCTGTTGGGTGGGCTGGCAGGCAACGGGAGCCTGCCCCTCAATGGGCTTCTGGGAGGGTTGAATGGGGCTGCTGCTCCCAACCCTGCGGGCTTGAGCCAGGCTGGCGGGGCCCCCACGCTTCAACTGCCAGGTTGTCTCAACAG cctgacAGAGCAGCAGAGACACCTCCTCCAACAGCaagagcagcagctgcagcagctgcagcagctccTAGCCTCTCCACAGCTGACCCCA GAGCACCAGACTGTGGTCTACCAGATGATCCAGCAGATTCAGCAGAAGCGGGAGCTGCAGCGGCTGCAGATGGCTGGGGGCTCCCAGCTGCCCATGGCCAGTCTACTGGCTGGAAGCTCCACCCCACTTCTGTCCGCGGGCACCTCTGGCCTGCTGCCCACAGCATCAGCCCCACCCCTGCTGCCTGCTGGAGCCCTAGTGGCCCCTTCACTGGGCAGCAATACAAGTCTCATGGCTGCAGCGGCTGCGGCCGCAGCAGTGGCGGCGGCAGGCGGACCTCCAGTTCTCACTGCTCAGACCAACccctttctcagccttcctgggGCAGATGCCAGTGGGAATGGCCCCAAAGGAGGG ACCGCTGACAAAGGAGCCTCAGCCAGCCAGGAAAAAGGCTAA
- the Mllt6 gene encoding protein AF-17 isoform X4 yields MKEMVGGCCVCSDERGWAENPLVYCDGHACSVAVHQACYGIVQVPTGPWFCRKCESQERAARVRCELCPHKDGALKRTDNGGWAHVVCALYIPEVQFANVLTMEPIVLQYVPHDRFNKTCYICEEQGRESKAASGACMTCNRHGCRQAFHVTCAQMAGLLCEEEVLEVDNVKYCGYCKYHFSKMKTSRHSSGGAGGGGAGGAGAGAGGGGSSGSSGTSGGGGGSGGGSNSFLSGRRSRSASPSTQQEKHPTHHEKGQKKSRKDKERLKQKHKKRPESPPSILAPPVVPTADKVSSATTSSHHEASTQETSESSRDSKGRKSSSHSLSHKGKKLGSGKGVSSFTSASSSSSSSSSSSSSGGPFQPAGSSLQSSPDFAAFPKLEQPEEDKYSKPTAPTPPAPPSPTIPEPPKADLFEQKVVFSGFGPIMRFTTTTSSSSRARAPSPGDYKSPHVSGAGASAGTHKRMPALSATLGPAEEAPETTLKEKKHKASKRSRHGPGRPKGSRGKEGATGPTASLPAAQLAGFTATAASPFSGGSLVSSGLGGLASRTFGPSGSLPSLSLESPLLGAGIYTSNKDPISHGGGMLRAVCSTPLSSSLLGPTGTSALPRLSRSPFTSTLPSSSASISTTQVFSLAGSTFSLPSSHIFGTPMGTVNPLLTQAESSHTEPDLEDCSFRCHGTSPQESLSSMSPISSLPALFDQTTSAPCGSGQLDSTAPGTTNMEQLLEKQGDGETGVNIVEMLKALHALQKENQRLQEQILSLTAKKERLQILNVQLSVPFPALPAALPATNGPVPGPYGLLPQAGSSDSLSISKSPPGKNSLGLDNSLSTSSEPDRAAETPPPTARAAAAAAAAAPSLSTADPRAPDCGLPDDPADSAEAGAAAAADGWGLPAAHGQSTGWKLHPTSVRGHLWPAAHSISPTPAACWSPSGPFTGQQYKSHGCSGCGRSSGGGRRTSSSHCSDQPLSQPSWGRCQWEWPQRRDR; encoded by the exons CTTGCTATGGCATCGTCCAGGTGCCAACAGGACCCTGGTTCTGCAGGAAATGTGAATCTCAGGAGCGTGCAGCCAGGGTG AGGTGTGAGCTGTGCCCACACAAAGATGGGGCATTGAAGAGGACTGACAATGGAG GCTGGGCCCATGTGGTGTGCGCCCTCTACATCCCCGAGGTGCAGTTCGCCAACGTGCTCACCATGGAGCCCATCGTCCTGCAGTACGTGCCTCATGATCGCTTCAACAAG ACCTGTTACATCTGTGAGGAACAGGGCCGGGAAAGCAAAGCCGCCTCAGGAGCCTGCATGACCTGTAACCGCCATGGATGCAGACAAGCTTTTCATGTTACCTG TGCCCAGATGGCAGGCCTGCTGTGCGAGGAGGAGGTGCTGGAGGTAGACAATGTGAAGTACTGTGGCTACTGCAAGTACCACTTCAGCAAAATG AAGACGTCCCGGCACTCCAGcgggggagcaggaggaggaggagcaggaggagcaggagcaggagcaggaggaggaggcagcagcggcagcagtgGTACCAGCGGTGGTGGAGGTGGCTCCGGGGGAGGCAGCAACAGCTTTCTTAGTGGCAGGAGAAGCCGGTCAGCCTCACCATCCACCCAGCAGGAGAAGCACCCTACCCACCATGAGAAGGGCCAGAAGAAG AGTCGAAAGGACAAAGAACGCCTTAAACAGAAGCACAAGAAGCGGCCTGAGTCCCCCCCCAGCATCCTTGCCCCGCCTGTGGTTCCCACTGCTGATAAG GTCTCCTCAGCGactacttcctcccaccatgaggccagcactcaggagacctcTGAGAGCAGCAGGGACTCAAAGGGGAGAAAGTCTTCCAGCCATAGCCTGAGTCATAAGGgcaagaagctgggcagtgggaaAGGTGTGAGCAGTTTtacctccgcctcctcctcctcttcttcctcttcctcctcctcctcttctggggGGCCTTTTCAGCCTGCAG GCTCATCGCTGCAGAGCTCTCCTGACTTTGCAGCCTTCCCCAAGCTGGAGCAGCCTGAGGAAGACAAGTACTCCAAGCCCACGGCCCCCACGCCGCCAGCTCCTCCCTCACCCACGATCCCTGAGCCCCCCAAGGCTGACCTCTTTGAACAGAAAGTTGTCTTCTCTGGCTTTGGGCCCATCATGCGTTTCACTACCACCACCTCCAGCTCCAGCCGGGCCCGAGCCCCTTCACCTGGAGACTATAAGTCTCCCCATGTTTCAGGGGCTGGAGCCTCAGCAGGCACCCATAAACGGATGCCTGCACTGAGTGCCACCCTTGGGCCTGCTGAGGAGGCCCCTGAGACTAccctgaaagagaagaaacacaaagcCAGCAAGAGGAGCCGACATGGGCCAGGCAGACCCAAGGGTAGCCGAGGCAAGGAGGGTGCTACAGGCCCGACCGCCTCCCTTCCTGCAGCTCAGCTGGCTGGCTTTACTGCCACTGCAGCCTCACCCTTCTCTGGGGGTTCCCTGGTCAGCTCTGGCCTGGGGGGTCTGGCCTCTCGTACCTTTGGGCCTTCAGGAAGCTTGCCCAGCTTGAGCCTGGAGTCACCTCTACTGGGGGCAG GCATCTATACCAGTAATAAAGACCCCATCTCTCACGGTGGAGGGATGCTGCGGGCTGTCTGCAGCACCCCACTCTCCTCCAGCCTGCTGGGGCCCACAGGGACCTCAGCCTTGCCCCGCCTCAGTCGGTCCCCATTCACCAGCACCCTCCCGTCCTCTTCTGCTTCGATCTCCACCACTCAG GTGTTTTCTCTGGCTGGTTCAACCTTCAGCCTCCCTTCATCCCACATCTTTGGAACCCCCATGGGTACTGTTAACCCTCTCCTCACCCAGGCGGAGAGCAGCCACACAG AGCCAGACCTAGAAGACTGCAGCTTCCGGTGTCATGGGACCTCCCCCCAGGAGAGTCTCTCTTCCAT GTCTCCCATCAGTAGCCTCCCTGCGCTCTTCGACCAGACAACGTCAGCGCCCTGTGGGAGTGGCCAGTTAGACTCCACAGCCCCTGGAACAACCAACATGGAGCAGCTGCTGGAAAAGCAGGGTGACGGAGAGACTGGTGTCAACA TTGTCGAGATGCTGAAGGCCCTGCATGCACTGCAGAAGGAAAACCAGCGGCTGCAGGAGCAAATCCTTAGCCTGACGGCTAAGAAGGAGCGACTACAGATCCTTAATGTTCAGCTCTCTGTACCCTTCCCTGCCCTGCCTGCTGCGCTGCCAGCCACTAACGGCCCTGTCCCTGGGCCCTATGGACTGCTTCCTCAAG CTGGCAGCAGTGACTCCCTGAGCATCAGTAAGAGCCCGCCTGGGAAGAACAGCCTTGGCCTGGACAACTCCCTGTCCACATCTTCCGAG cctgacAGAGCAGCAGAGACACCTCCTCCAACAGCaagagcagcagctgcagcagctgcagcagctccTAGCCTCTCCACAGCTGACCCCA GAGCACCAGACTGTGGTCTACCAGATGATCCAGCAGATTCAGCAGAAGCGGGAGCTGCAGCGGCTGCAGATGGCTGGGGGCTCCCAGCTGCCCATGGCCAGTCTACTGGCTGGAAGCTCCACCCCACTTCTGTCCGCGGGCACCTCTGGCCTGCTGCCCACAGCATCAGCCCCACCCCTGCTGCCTGCTGGAGCCCTAGTGGCCCCTTCACTGGGCAGCAATACAAGTCTCATGGCTGCAGCGGCTGCGGCCGCAGCAGTGGCGGCGGCAGGCGGACCTCCAGTTCTCACTGCTCAGACCAACccctttctcagccttcctgggGCAGATGCCAGTGGGAATGGCCCCAAAGGAGGG ACCGCTGA